In Drosophila innubila isolate TH190305 chromosome 2R unlocalized genomic scaffold, UK_Dinn_1.0 1_C_2R, whole genome shotgun sequence, the following are encoded in one genomic region:
- the LOC117783038 gene encoding putative helicase mov-10-B.2 encodes MNVNKLSHELESINLQLSTIANMVTRWTDQVGKLKEDVHFSNEDDDNSSFEDEEETQQEKFGKIMRSLPHYEPKQPLLQALEVNFTNESLSTKDDTFGTYLQTECLNYDNVCSVLSTLLSIEDVSTMQLYAQLMQPNVTLKKVSKFSYSFTLLGERQFNPEDVVMPQLDEVVLVPTASLLASPLPEHRILALLPHKHENLRKKDPMRRFVAFIVQVTRQSIQLQFRRNNFPGDTALAQRFYVILRSRRTPFRYMYRAMQLLQESPQLRRYLFPTKSSLTVSSGATNLPNLALLNASIASNMEQLQAVKNIVNGPNIQAPYIVFGPPGTGKTTTIVEAILQLRLRQPRSRILVTAGSNSACDTIALKICEYFAGNKRLQTILADRAQESRLVTLDVEQDHQIIRLFSRSIFAKGLSAVHPLLLQHSNCAKRVFDFMSVNTLRQYGIIVATLCTVGRLVTTNLGKFNFFTHVFIDEAGASMEPETLIGIMGIKQQDTCHVILSGDHKQLSAVITSNRAAHLGLRHSLMERLLRSDFYALDDNGKYDHTLQTRLRRNYRSHPEIVGLFNKLYYNGELIPQAPPGQVNLAANWKLLPNPKFPIVFQATHGETKREFHSTSSYNALEVQVVIWYVKQLLNNGLGGGVRVTQEDIGIVAPYLGQCRLVTEMLRLQGYVNVEVGSVEKYQGREKAIIIATLVRSFASMGFMRDPRRINVLLSRAKSLMILIGNPVTLRHHRDFKFIINQCKLEGNYLFKKKDGARRPQFLIDFDDIEDEDESEEEFIPWYADMPEDICIPLPSIHYQLNTATYDSSTSGDSESFTDTSSSLSSSKLNTQLPIEMDNLWLCSPKKITMPLSCGSASLITNQKLLQLQIFAKRVIRRFKLKFISSLLKEVSRAQFVHVRYFFNECFNICYINFLL; translated from the exons ATGAACGTGAACAAATTGTCACATGAATTGGAATCG ATAAACCTGCAATTGTCGACAATTGCCAACATGGTGACTCGCTGGACGGACCAAGTTGGAAAACTAAAGGAAGATGTTCATTTCAGCAATGAAGACGACGATAACTCGAGCTttgaggatgaggaggagaCTCAGCAGGAAAA atttggtaaaattatGCGCTCCCTGCCGCATTATGAGCCAAAGCAGCCGTTGCTGCAAGCCTTGGAGGTGAATTTCACAAACGAAAGTCTAAGTACAAAGGATGACACCTTTGGCACATATCTGCAAACGGAATGTCTGAACTATGATAATGTTTGCTCGGTGCTTAGCACACTGCTGAGTATCGAGGATGTGTCCACTATGCAACTGTATGCTCAGTTAATGCAGCCGAATGTCACACTCAAGAAAGTTAGCAAATTCAGTTATAGCTTTACGCTGCTGGGCGAAAGACAATTCAATCCGGAAGATGTGGTGATGCCACAATTGGATGAAGTTGTGCTCGTACCCACGGCCAGTTTATTGGCCTCTCCACTGCCGGAGCATCGTATTCTGGCGCTGCTGCCGCACAAACATGAGAATCTGCGTAAAAAGGATCCCATGCGACGTTTTGTTGCCTTCATTGTGCAGGTGACTCGCCAGAGCATCCAACTCCAATTCAGGCGTAACAATTTCCCTGGCGACACAGCTCTAGCACAGCGATTCTATGTCATCTTGCGATCTCGTCGTACACCATTTCGATATATGTATCGGGCAATGCAACTGCTGCAGGAAAGTCCACAGCTGCGTCGCTATTTGTTTCCTACCAAGAGCTCGCTGACAGTGTCCTCCGGTGCCACAAACTTGCCCAATTTGGCGCTGTTAAATGCTAGCATTGCGTCCAACATGGAACAGCTGCAGGCAGTCAAGAATATCGTCAATGGGCCCAACATTCAGGCTCCCTACATAGTCTTTGGACCACCAG GCACTGGCAAGACCACGACCATTGTCGAGGCCATTCTACAGCTGCGGCTTCGTCAGCCACGAAGTCGCATTCTTGTAACCGCCGGTTCGAACTCGGCCTGCGACACAATTGCCTTGAAAATATGCGAGTATTTTGCTGGCAATAAACGTCTGCAGACCATCTTGGCAGATCGGGCCCAGGAGTCGCGCCTGGTCACTCTGGATGTGGAGCAGGATCATCAGATAATACGCCTCTTTTCACGCTCCATATTCGCCAAGGGATTGAGTGCGGTGCATCCCCTACTGCTTCAGCATTCCAATTGTGCCAAGCGTGTGTTTGATTTTATGTCTGTCAACACATTACGTCAATATGGAATTATTGTCGCTACTCTGTGCACTGTTGGCCGTCTGGTCACAACTAATTTgggcaaatttaatttcttcacACACGTTTTCATCGATGAGGCTGGCGCTTCCATGGAGCCAGAGACTCTTATTGGTATCATGGGCATAAAGCAACAGGATACATGCCATGTAATACTCTCGGGTGATCATAAGCAACTAAGCGCCGTCATTACCAGCAATCGAGCTGCCCATTTGGGATTAAGACATTCGCTTATGGAGCGATTGCTACGCAGCGATTTTTATGCCCTCGATGACAACGGCAAATATGATCATACGTTGCAGACAAGACTCCGTCGCAACTACAGATCGCATCCGGAAATCGTGGGCTTGTTTAATAAGCTCTACTATAATGGTGAACTGATTCCGCAGGCTCCACCAGGCCAGGTCAATCTGGCTGCCAACTGGAAATTGCTGCCCAATCCAAAGTTTCCCATTGTATTCCAGGCCACACACGGTGAGACAAAGCGAGAATTTCATTCCACCAGCTCGTACAACGCGTTGGAGGTCCAGGTGGTCATATGGTATGTGAAGCAATTACTCAACAATGGGCTCGGAGGCGGCGTTCGTGTGACTCAGGAGGATATTGGGATCGTGGCACCCTATTTGGGACAGTGTAGGCTGGTCACTGAGATGTTGCGCCTTCAGGGTTACGTCAATGTGGAAGTGGGCAGCGTGGAGAAATATCAGGGACGCGAAAAGGCGATTATAATTGCTACGCTAGTGCGGTCCTTTGCCAGCATGGGCTTTATGCGAGATCCACGACGGATAAATGTGCTTCTATCGCGTGCCAAGTCGCTGATGATACTCATTGGTAACCCGGTGACACTGCGCCATCATCGTGACTTCAAGTTTATAATCAACCAGTGCAAACTTGAGGGCAACTATCTGTTTAAGAAAAAGGATGGAGCACGACGACCACAGTTCCTGATAGATTTCGATGATATTGAGGATGAAGACGAGTCCGAAGAAGAATTCATCCCTTGGTATGCCGATATGCCGGAAGACATTTGCATACCATTGCCCAGCATTCATTATCAGCTTAATACAGCAA CATATGACAGCAGCACCTCTGGTGACAGTGAATCGTTTACAGATACCAGTAGTTCTTTAAGCTCATCCAAATTAAATACACAACTGCCCATAGAAATGGACAATCTATGGCTATGCAGTCCCAAAAAGATTACCATGCCCCTCTCTTGTGGTTCGGCATCCCTAATTACAAATCAaaagctgctgcagctgca AATTTTTGCCAAAAGAGTTATAAGAAGATTTAAGCTCAAATTCATTTCAAGCTTACTAAAAGAAGTCTCAAGAGCTCAATTTGTACACGttcgatattttttcaatgaaTGTTTCAATATCTGTTAtatcaattttcttttataa
- the LOC117783868 gene encoding DET1 homolog produces MVLEKLALDQRMKSQNLVHMLQNRESGYTRCHKLSQSAPLSYERQFYKAITPCLTIGILIPPVYLRKFTPDGSKLLAFSRDQRSCIVYTYKGIGSNHVGDLLNEADVGDAENYKGVDDNLLKSKIFERLFETKYVLRLCQGDSARYYLHREFSVFLEDGRYVLLAGMCILNGCNLPITDYERYPDLFDKLDPFSYIFFVVDLQQGIVTDEVQLPQDAICLSHNHGISIYGNTIAILSRLRQTIYIYELVNGRLIKHEHEVGPRPRDCAFQASSLSAMLDVNTLLPITHIKQRVLSFLYRQIQQDGQKYQDFYKNFDFIENMIIEKMQLVDSDLILLRYEQRPKDTDVTPMLTTGEPEPPRRLYVFYRMSNEDVIGVYHDDSVDLLEIVVQFYDKMCNVRSMQTGDAPSSPTHHFIRQNCLSPNKSTHFMRQAALRFNPSVPVSTQSFSTSPYLNYNVFYYDDRLVSPLERPKASSTEPIVFRDRETNLIKFRLNTKARRAHDSGPRELCAFICHPFEPLVISIQKCMHVYLYKLHIYNHSTTVKQTY; encoded by the exons atggtTTTGGAAAAACTTGCATTAGACCAGCGAATGAAATCGCAAAATCTTGTGCATATGCTGCAAAACAGAGAATCAGGCTATACACGCTGCCATAAGCTTAGCCAAAGTGCTCCATTGTCATATGAGCGACAGTTCTACAAGGCGATCACTCCATGTCTGACGATTGGAATATTAATTCCACCTGTCTACCTGCGCAAATTTACACCGGATGGCAGCAAGTTGTTGGCTTTCTCTCGGGATCAGCGCTCATGTATTG TGTACACGTACAAGGGAATCGGCTCTAACCACGTTGGAGATTTGCTAAATGAGGCCGACGTAGGCGATGCGGAGAACTATAAAGGCGTAGATGATAATCTCCTAAAATCCAAGATATTTGAACGGCTCTTTGAGACTAAATATGTGCTGCGTCTATGCCAAGGTGACTCGGCACGTTATTATCTGCATCGGGAGTTCAGTGTTTTTCTGGAGGATGGACGCTATGTGCTGTTAGCAGGAATGTGTATACTCAATGGCTGCAACTTGCCCATCACTGACTACGAGCGTTATCCGGACCTGTTCGATAAACTCGATCCCTTCTCGTATATATTCTTTGTGGTGGACTTGCAACAGGGCATTGTTACTGATGAAGTTCAGTTGCCTCAAGATGCCATCTGCTTGTCGCATAATCACGGCATCTCAATATATGGCAATACAATAGCAATTTTGTCCCGACTGCGCCAAACAATTTACATATACGAGTTGGTTAATGGTCGTCTGATCAAGCACGAGCACGAAGTAGGGCCTAGACCTCGCGACTGTGCCTTCCAGGCGTCCTCTCTATCAGCCATGTTAGATGTCAACACTCTTTTGCCCATTACCCACATTAAGCAGCGAGTGCTGAGCTTCTTATACCGCCAGATACAGCAGGATGGCCAGAAATATCAGGATTTTTAcaagaattttgatttt ATTGAAAACATGATCATTGAAAAAATGCAACTAGTTGACAGTGATCTGATTTTGTTGCGGTACGAGCAACGACCAAAGGACACAGATGTGACGCCCATGCTGACGACTGGGGAACCGGAACCACCACGACGTCTCTATGTATTTTATCGTATGTCCAACGAAGATGTTATTGGTGTCTACCACGACGATTCTGTGGACCTGCTGGAAATAGTAGTACAATTCTACGATAAAATGTGCAATGTGCGATCAATGCAGACGGGGGATGCCCCCTCATCGCCCACACATCATTTTATTCGACAGAATTGCTTAAGTCCCAACAAGTCGACACACTTTATGCGTCAGGCAGCTCTCCGGTTTAATCCCAGTGTACCCGTCAGCACACAGAGCTTTTCAACATCACCATATCTTAACTACAACGTATTTTATTACGATGATCGGCTTGTCTCTCCCCTGGAACGTCCAAAAGCCAGTTCCACGGAGCCCATAGTATTCCGTGATCGCGAAACTAACTTGATCAAGTTTCGTTTAAACACCAAGGCACGACGTGCCCATGATAGTGGTCCAAGGGAGCTGTGTGCCTTCATTTGTCATCCATTTGAGCCGCTTGTCATCAGCATACAGAAGTGTATGCACGTCTACTTGTATAAATTGCACATTTACAACCATAGTACCACTGTGAAGCAGACCTACTAA
- the LOC117785380 gene encoding general transcription factor 3C polypeptide 3, translated as MSESQETTQSNDSNEVLIEEIDSNDVSENELAQFQETEPLRIVEIIEDCDNGDASVTLDAAQSAEEEGALIRRYVQGVQCLEFPDFCTKLEPGDEEDEGDEEEEETNAVGTSNDVNESEASTSAAAAAKRSRQTKAEPASGRPAAGGGGGGGGSLGRRSQLSAALLGLMGEANLSFAYGRYETAERICMEIIRQNPLASEPFYTLAEIYENRDEVKFLHFSTIAAHLNPQDRDMWIRISDLLVQQGHLARARICYTKAIKVIHKDYLLRLRKAQLLERMGETNAAMFTYLKMLPLMPPGEWNLCLSTAKNVARYFHVLEKHTLALEAMEGAYKVCGARFTLEDLNIYMELLILNKLYVKVLRCLRERTKLDLETEQDEMESLELIYFCHIPDDFLPELRAKLCVSLIHMHAHHLLGYLVQNVQEHIPPTVDRVELYMDITEALMQEHKYAEAIALMQPITDGDSFDCPAFVWLRQAECLRQINRTNEAIQSYARVVQLAPYCYEAKFTLSALLKQLGRQEEAVKALEQSGEQEGQPLHARLLYERCVMLQQIGRIEEFIDIGYVLLSRHSIKLKNREEMMAAANGGSAYNSEGLKAIMQMRSLAALVTGTAQQEPQDTSKAANAESSDLTIKNEYDLFLELVRTAYAHGKYSAIERICFAMVTTKRFIYYHNEIERIMILACFFNRDCAVAFSYLRELIVKQPENVSLWNLLSLIIQQGDDVRYFRYMRRLLQRQPSVTQEMRVFLGHYHLNCSSYKYALSVYVPILREHPHPLVALSIAVVFNQLALQKKVLRKSAAVAQSVAFAQRYAELRSGGRKGSDNDVPSSCAAQQEIFYNIGRIYHQANILHLATEYYERALAVQHPLIKEHDEILGLQHEVAYNLHLIYRNSGNKWKARQCLMRYCVV; from the exons atgagCGAATCGCAAGAAACAACACAAAGTAATGACTCAAATGAAGTGTTAATTGAAGAGATCGATAGCAACGATGTGTCGGAGAACGAATTGGCGCAGTTTCAAGAGACAGAACCGCTGCGAATTGTGGAAATCATTGAAGATTGCGACAATGGAGATGCGTCCGTAACTTTAGACGCTGCCCAATCCGCTGAGGAGGAGGGTGCGTTGATTAGACGCTATGTACAAGGCGTGCAGTGCCTGGAGTTTCCCGATTTCTGCACCAAACTCGAACCCGGTGATGAGGAAGATGAGGGtgatgaggaggaggaggaaacGAACGCAGTGGGAACTAGCAACGATGTGAACGAATCTGAGGCTTCCACTagcgctgcagcagctgctaagCGATCCAGGCAAACAAAGGCGGAACCCGCAAGTGGCCGACCGGCAGCTGGtggaggcggaggaggaggaggaagttTGGGACGACGCAGTCAGCTAAGCGCCGCTCTGTTGGGTCTCATGGGCGAGGCGAATCTGTCGTTTGCCTATGGACGCTACGAGACAGCTGAGCGCATATGCATGGAGATCATACGGCAGAATCCGCTGGCCAGTGAGCCATTTTATACGTTGGCCGAGATCTATGAGAATCGCGATGAGGTCAAGTTTCTGCACTTCTCCACAATAGCAGCGCATCTGAATCCGCAGGATCGTGACATGTGGATACGCATCTCGGATTTACTAGTGCAGCAAGGGCATCTGGCACGTGCCCGCATCTGCTACACGAAGGCCATCAAGGTGATACACAAGGATTACTTGCTGCGCTTGCGCAAGGCACAGTTGCTGGAGCGGATGGGGGAGACAAACGCGGCAATGTTTACGTATTTAAAGATGCTGCCGTTGATGCCGCCAGGCGAGTGGAATTTATGTCTCAGCACAGCCAAAAATGTAGCACGTTACTTTCATGTGCTGGAGAAGCACACACTTGCCTTGGAGGCCATGGAGGGAGCATATAAAGTGTGCGGGGCAAGATTCACACTCGAAGACCTCAACATCTATATGGAGTTGCTCATACTGAACAAACTGTATGTCAAGGTTCTGCGCTGTCTGCGAGAGCGCACCAAATTGGACCTGGAAACGGAGCAGGACGAGATGGAGAGCCTGGAGCTGATCTACTTCTGTCACATACCCGATGACTTTTTACCCGAACTGCGCGCCAAGCTCTGCGTTAGCCTCATCCACATGCACGCCCACCACTTGCTGGGATATCTGGTGCAGAATGTGCAGGAGCACATACCACCCACTGTGGATCGTGTCGAGTTGTACATGGACATCACCGAGGCCCTGATGCAGGAGCACAAGTATGCCGAGGCCATTGCCCTGATGCAACCCATCACCGACGGCGACTCCTTTGACTGTCCGGCGTTTGTTTGGCTGCGCCAAGCGGAGTGTCTGCGTCAGATCAATCGCACCAATGAGGCCATACAAAGCTATGCCCGTGTGGTTCAGCTTGCGCCGTACTGCTATGAGGCGAAATTTACGCTGTCAGCATTGCTCAAGCAACTGGGCAGACAGGAGGAGGCGGTCAAGGCGCTGGAACAATCCGGAGAGCAGGAGGGACAACCGTTGCATGCCCGTCTTCTCTACGAGCGATGCGTGATGCTGCAGCAGATTGGTCGCATCGAGGAGTTTATCGATATTGGCTATGTGCTGCTCAGCCGACACTCAATCAAGCTCAAGAACCGCGAGGAGATGATGGCAGCAGCCAACGGAGGCAGCGCCTACAACTCCGAGGGCCTCAAGGCCATCATGCAAATGCGTAGCTTAGCCGCACTTGTCACAGGAACAGCCCAACAGGAGCCACAG GACACATCGAAAGCTGCCAATGCCGAGAGCTCTGATCTGACGATCAAGAACGAATACGATCTGTTCCTCGAACTGGTTCGCACCGCATATGCGCATGGCAAGTACAGTGCCATTGAGCGTATTTGCTTCGCCATGGTTACCACAAAGCGGTTTATATATTACCACAACGAGATCGAGCGCATTATGATACTAGCCTGTTTCTTCAATCGCGACTGCGCTGTTGCCTTCTCATATCTGCGTGAGCTGATTGTCAAGCAGCCGGAGAATGTTAGTCTGTGGAATCTGCTGTCGCTAATAATTCAGCAGGGGGATGACGTGCGCTACTTCCGGTACATGCGACGCCTGCTGCAGCGACAGCCGTCAGTGACGCAGGAAATGCGCGTCTTTTTGGGCCATTATCATCTCAACTGCAGTTCGTACAAGTATGCACTAAGCGTATATGTGCCCATACTGCGGGAGCATCCTCATCCATTGGTCGCTCTCTCCATAGCCGTAGTCTTCAATCAGCTGGCGCTCCAAAAGAAAGTGCTCCGCAAATCGGCAGCTGTCGCTCAGTCCGTCGCATTTGCTCAACGGTACGCGGAATTACGTTCGGGCGGTAGAAAAGGCAGTGATAACGATGTTCCCTCATCTTGTGCTGCTCAGCAGGAGATCTTTTATAACATTGGACGTATCTATCATCAAGCAAACATTTTGCACCTCGCTACGGAATACTACGAACGGGCTTTGGCCGTACAGCATCCGCTGATAAAAGAACATGATGAGATTCTTGGACTACAGCACGAGGTTGCCTATAATCTCCATCTAATCTATCGCAACAGTGGGAATAAATGGAAGGCGCGGCAGTGCTTAATGCGTTATTGTGTTGTATAA